The Helianthus annuus cultivar XRQ/B chromosome 15, HanXRQr2.0-SUNRISE, whole genome shotgun sequence genomic sequence aatttccgaaaactaatttctttataatttaacaattcctattactccccgagtactctccgcctatgccgagtactctcaactccccggtcaaCCGACTAGAGAGCGCCTAgagacttttgcaaccatgatacGGGCCATATTTTTTTTAAAGCTAGATAACATTAAAACCGGTTTCAAACATCAAAAACATTAACCATGTCTACAAACCATCGGTTTGGTTCGGGTTGAAACCgattaaaaaaaccggtttcggtaCCCGGCAGATGATTCCATCATGACACATTAAAATTAGCTATAAAACCATTTATTTAAATTGATGAATAAAAATGAACACAAACTTagatcaagtatatatatatgGCTAACCTCCACGGGTAACATAGAGTCCGAATTCAAGCACATTCCGTACAAGGTCACAGCCGAGCCCAGCCTTATCGGGACAGTTAACCGTCACAACAGATGGTTCACCGGAGTTCTTCCCTTCTTCGATCAAAACGACGTCGTCCGACGACATCCCCATATTCTCTCAACAACACCGCCAACGACTAAACCCAGTTTAAGGTTACTGGATTAATGTAGTCGAAGGCGGCGTGTGTATAATATATGTGGTTTGTATTTGTTGAGGTGAGAATTTAGTTTTGTAAATTGAGGTGAGAAATAATGGGGGTGTTGTGTTCATGTGGCGTAGGCTGGCGGGTGGCGGCGTCTCATGTGGTCCCATGCTGTGTAATATCCACGTCAGCGGGTGTGCTACACGACACATTCGACATATGACATATCCAGGGGTATTAACATATACCGTTGACAATGATGCACTTGTTGGGAAagatttggttttttttttttttttttgaactagGTTCGACTACTAATCTTTCTATTATTTTAAGGGCGGATACAGGTGACACCGGTTCGTCTTGATGGAATGTGAGGTTTTACCAATTGTCTTCGGGCAGGTGGAGGTCGGGtacgcatctgggagagccaaggggctggcgacggtcgagtagtcgaccttggcgaCAACGCCCGCCCGATGTCACAGTGGTTGACATGTCGTtccttgccgttaaaaaaaagttaaatttcaTTTTAGTCCTTATGGTTTGGGTTATTTTGCTAGTTTAGtacaaaattttcatttttcgCCTCTAGGTTCAAAaaagtttcaccgttgccattttaatccactgggttaacttcatccattttttatgttaacgagaagggcaattttgtcagtttatatgtaattctgttaactaaaagggcaattcgaccatataaaataactgaattgcccttcttgttaacagaaataatagatgaagttaacctagtggactaaaataacaacggtgaaacctttttggacccacagacaaaaaatgaaacatttggactaaactagcaaaatgactgaattgtccttctcgttgacagaaataatggatgaagttaacctagtggactaaaatgacaacagtGAATCTTTTTTGCACCTGCAGacaaaaaatgaaacattttgACTAAACTAGCAAAATAACCCAAACTACATAGACTAAAATGAtatttaactttaaaaaaaaaacatataccgTTGCAAACTCattaaataacttttttttttatgttttagtgTGTTTTAAGTTATAAAGTTATTTAATTAATATGTGAGATATCGATCAAGGTACCGAACGGAACGGAACGCATGTACTTCAAAATAAGAGAAGCATGTTTATGAGTAGGGAAGCTTCGGTTCTTTTTCGTATGTTAGTATTTTTTTAGGGCATGtatggctaagctttttgaaacaatttattgacttaacttattggctttttggaaaagtcagtatAAAGTGACTTTTTGGAAAAAGTCACTTttcccctcacatacaccctcattgacaaacatcattttagagcttatgacttttcaaaaagccaataagtcaataagttatttcaaaaagcttagccaaacatgcccttagtaATTTTTTTTGGGATTTTGGATTTATATAATCCTAACGTTCATCAATTGGTCGATAGCACTCTCAACTTTCGGAAAGTATCACAACAttttcaactttcaacttatttaaTGAAAACAGTGTCTCTATTTCTACGAAGTaaaggtaaggttgtctacatgtTAACCTCCCCAGACTACACATTTGTTTTGCTATTGATgaaatttactgagtatgatgataatgatgactTCCAAGCTAATTGAACCCTAACTTAGTTTTTTTTTGCTGATGTGACATGTGACGTGACATTTTTTATTACATGACATTTGTGATTTGACGTGACTTATTTTGCTGACGTGGCACTTGATGTGGCGCTCTTTTAGTGACGTAGCATCTGACATCAAATAAATGAGTTAGATTTCAATTTGTTTGAGATTGCTAGAAGAAAATAAGTTAATAGTTTGAAGTATTGTGATACAAATAAAAAATTGTGAATGTTATTGGTCATTTGTTTTTTATATACacaggtagaggatcctgtaaaaagtgcttaaagtgtgagaagtgtattataacactatatataatactatataacaccatgtaaacaccgtataacaatatttAACACCGTATAATagcatataacactatgtaacactatatatcattatataacaaatataacactataggttgtctaatagcatgtctatgatagatgtatagtgttatatttgttatataatgatatatagtgttacatagtgttatatggtattatacggtgttacatattgttatacgatgcttatatagtgttatatagtattatatatagtgttataatacacttctcacacttctcacactttaggccctttttacactatctttaccctatatacacaaatatacattatacatatatacacacatacacacctatatatatacacacattacacatacatctatacttaaatataaattaaatttatagtttatATATACCACTATATTAGATTTTGGTCCACTATATACacatttacaaacatatttaaacGTACTAGCCCAACCAAgctaataaaaaaaactaatatcaaatctaaaagttaaaccctaaaccgatAAACGACAGGTTGCTCATTgcctcaatgtttcatgtcgttaccctaagtcgatcgtctccttctctcaacgtaattgttcgtgcaatatgatcatcgcctcgtcggccacaacattgtaATTCGTAAGAAAAATATTATACCATGAAATGTtcatgtttttaaagacataaaaacttgagaccaAAAATTGTCACTATCTATCTCCGCAAATTCAAATCGGACGACACGGTTGTCCAAATTGCTCGAACTTCGCTCAACGCTCGCTCGGAATATTTACTGCTCGAAAAACGCTCGATTGATTGGAGGCTCagttttaaatgagccgctctgctcggttcggtttgtaaacgagccaagcacgagcaaaggtctgctcggttcggctcggctcgtgaacagccctaccTAAAACTAGTTTTAACCGAGGTTGAAAACCGGTTCGGTTTATGAAAAAACCAAAAAGTGTACTTGGAGAAAAACAAACCTGGGCCTGTGGTACAGTTTGCTAAGCCCAATTTATATCACCAGTTCCATTCGTACATATAAAGCCCGCCAAAACGGAACCCTAATTTCGCGATTTGCCATTGCAGCTTCCTTCTGTTCCGATTCCAGTTAATCAAATGGGTAAATTTTGCATTTGAATGGCtcgattttgtaaaattgatgtGTGATTAATTGGCACTGTTACGTGAATTTCAGCTCGGATCAAAGTTCATGAGCTTCGTGGCAAATCAAAGGCCGATTTATTCGCTCAATTGAAGGATCTGAAAGCTGAGCTTGCTCTTCTTCGTGTCGCCAAGGTCACTGGTGGTGCTCCCAACAAGCTCTCAAAGATGTAATTGTTTTGAAACTCACACGCATTGTAgcatgtttttatttgatttatccATTTTAGTGTTTCTTAACCATAGTTATTCACAAGTTTGATTGATTTGGTAGAGAATTTGAATGAATTCAATTGTAGTACACACAAATGTGAATGTGTTATTAGGATTATAGGGTGTCCGTAATTCGTCGAAACTGTATAGTTGTCGATAGCGAGcgtagcgatcgctatagcgcgcCATGTAGTGTATAGGTTTAGGctcgctattagggttgtagcAATAGATAACGATACTAGTgacaatttgtttttttttaatataagtaGCAATTAAAtgtagctataaaatagctgaattttaggtttttgttaaatataaatGTAAAATAGtgtatataccagggtattttggtATAATATACAtattaaatttttaatttttttaagtgtATCGCTATTTGTaactattcgccattaacaactatggaACCGCCTAAACTGAGACATTTTGGCGGTTTGGCTGGTTTTAATTATATGCAGTTCGGTTTTAATGGTTTGAAGGTTTGGTTTGTTTtcttttgagttaattacatagttagtccctgtggtttgcataaagtaacatacttaggtactaatagtttaaaatcacattctagggtattaacttttcattttgtaacatttggagGTATTTACGTTATttttaggtttaaaatcacattctattagtacctaagtatgttattttgtgcaaaccacagggactaactatgttaataccctagaatttaatacctccaaacgttacaaaatgaaaagttaataccctagaaggtgattttaaactattagtacctaagtatgttaatttgtgcaaaccacagggactaactatgtaattaactcttttttttatttttattttttttaacaatttagGACTTGAAACCCGCTGTGTGAATAGAACCAGCGGTATAACATTTATAGTTTATTTATCTCATATTAGGAATATAAACTTATGTGTGTTGATTAatgttcttttatttttttttttttaaatctagtgcaaaattatgttatttttttttgtcTAAAACCGCCAAACCATAAAACCGTGAAAAACCTATTGCTTTGTCTAACACAACCAACTTGGCCAGTTTGGTTTGTGTTATTCCAAAATTCTATTCATATTGGGCCAAACAGGACCGTGAAGTCGTGAACACCCCTAATTAGAAACAGTAGATCATTTTGCTTTTATGGCATTTTCATCTCTGGGTTGTTTGTTTATACAATTATGGTTTGGTGCTGCAAAAGGAACATGTGTTGTTTCAAGCTGTTCAATTTTTGGTTTTGTCAACACTTGATGTACCAAAAAAGGTTAAGGGTGAATTTATTTTGTCTCTGCAGAAAAGTTGTGAGGACCTCAATTGCGCAGGTGCTGACCGTGATTTCACAGACCCAGAAATCAATGCTTAGAGAAGCTTACAAGAAGAAGAAGTACCTCCCGCTTGATCTGCGTCCCAAGAAAACCAGAGCCATTCGCAGGCGGCTCACCAAGCATCAGGTACTGCTCAACGGTTGATGGATAAAACCTTCTAGATTgttttagagtaaagtacacggatggtccctatggtttaccaaaattttggatttggctCCTACCTTTCCAAAATTAcatagatggtccctgtggtttgtaatttgTAACATATTTAGTCCCTAGCTTTTTCCAAAACTACACGGATGGTCCTTATGGCTTGctctttgtaacgcatttagtccctaacttggacatgctaaaacctttagatttgttggctgcggactaaatgcgttacaaagtgcaaaccacagggaccatccgtgtacttttggaaagttaggaaccaaatccaaaatttCGATAAACCAccgggaccatccgtgtactttacgaATTGTTTTATTTTCACAAAGCTTGATTATTGATATTATTGAAATGTTATTATGAATTTGGATGTTAGTGGTGTGGGGCTGGCAGGTTGAATTGTTGACGTGTTAAACCCATTTATCTAAACGTGTCAGTTGGGTTGACATGTAGTAATCAAGTTGTGTATATGTTAACCGGGTTATTTAAACATGTTGGTGTGTCGATTTGTTATGGTTAAGCAACTCAACCCCAACATGACGTGTTTATTGAATGGGTTATTTATGACATCTCAAAACTCGGTCTTTTTTGTGTCGTGTTTCTGGGTAGTGTCAAAAGTTGCTACCACTAACAATGATTGATGCAGGCTTCGTTGAAGACAGAacgagagaaaaagaaagagaagtACTTCCCGTTGAGGAAGTATGCGATCAAGGCTTAGGTTTGGTAGTTTTAagattttgaatttgaattttgtGTGTTCTTTTATCGGTTTGTTGGATTCGGAAGGTTATGTTAACATTGGATCAAAGCATTTTTGATAATCAGATTTTGATCATCATTTGTATTTGAGCATAAATAGTTGCCTTTTCAATCGAGGCATATTCATTTTTGACCATTTGACTTTTTATATCCATATATTGTCCGTAGTTATGAAAGTTCATATTCTATGTCATCATTTCTAGTAATTACACATGAGTAAAGCAATTCGGGGTTTTTAGAAATAGTTACACGTAGTTTGTGTGATAATTCGTAATTTATATTGCGATTTTGTTTCTATGTCATCATTTTGAGTAATTACACATGATTAAAGAAAATCGGGGTTTTTTAGAAATAATTATACGTAGCTTGTGTGATAATTTTGTAATTTATATTGCGTTTTTGTTTCTATGTCATTATTCCTAGTAATTACACATGATTAAAGCAAATCGGGGTTTTTAGAAATATTTACATGTAGTTTGTATGATAATTTCGTTAATTACTTCTTTAGACCAATAGTTTGTACATATGTAATACAATTAGTGTAGGTTATGGATTTTttaaggggaattggcctgtaataatcccacctagatcttattggccattaataatcccacctcagaatattccccccaccagtcccacctttcacctatttttcctacaatggtcccccgttaaaaaaacttaacggagttaagcttttttccaaattacaaacagtttttttagggattttgatcgggacgatgatacgagtccattgatgtaaaacttacttcgaaatggtgctccaagtgacttgattttggttaattggaaatttaaacacccgaattgaagcgtcgttttcatcatttggagcaccgtttcgaggcaagttttacatcaaggactcgtatcgtcgttctaatcaaaagccctaaaaaatctgtttgtaatttggaaaaaaacttaactccgttaagtttttttaacgggggaccattgtaggaaaaatatgtgaaaggtgggactggtgatgggaatattctgagatgggattattaatggccaataaggtgtgggtgggattattacagaccaatttcCCATTTTTTAATAAGGGTTGTTATTCATCACACACGAACGACGGACTTATAGAAAATAATCGAAATTCATTTCAGAACAAAAT encodes the following:
- the LOC110913040 gene encoding 60S ribosomal protein L35-2, with the translated sequence MARIKVHELRGKSKADLFAQLKDLKAELALLRVAKVTGGAPNKLSKIKVVRTSIAQVLTVISQTQKSMLREAYKKKKYLPLDLRPKKTRAIRRRLTKHQASLKTEREKKKEKYFPLRKYAIKA